The following proteins are co-located in the Rhodococcus opacus B4 genome:
- a CDS encoding ScbA/BarX family gamma-butyrolactone biosynthesis protein codes for MARVSRPVPDALPPLSFERTVPRRYVHRQSVSEVFLTDCVPLPEPDRFVLAAQWPRLHGFYRARDGHYDTMLLAETLRQTAIYLGHTRYRVPLPNRFVMQHLQVSASPDALEVGAAAADVIVEVAVSRHVYRGDALAAFRVDLRFRCGGLQIGAATGDAAVFPPAAYARARWGDRGPRTVGTPWCPDPVRSGLVGHVDDAHVVLGPQRARDEWEVRVDTAHPVLFDHPCDHIPGMLLFEAIRQAACARLGLPDAHLASLGATFHRFAELDERTTIRLDAVDDGTLSVTGSIRQGGVAVVRGTAALAPTAVSACAGS; via the coding sequence GTGGCGCGAGTTTCCCGGCCGGTGCCCGATGCGCTCCCCCCACTCTCGTTCGAGCGGACCGTGCCGCGCAGGTATGTGCATCGGCAATCCGTGTCCGAGGTGTTCCTCACCGACTGCGTCCCGCTGCCGGAGCCGGACCGGTTCGTTCTCGCCGCGCAGTGGCCCCGGCTGCACGGCTTCTACCGCGCCCGGGACGGGCACTACGACACCATGCTGCTGGCGGAAACGCTCCGGCAGACCGCGATCTACCTGGGTCACACCCGCTACCGCGTCCCGTTGCCGAACCGGTTCGTCATGCAGCACCTGCAGGTTTCCGCGTCGCCGGACGCGCTCGAGGTCGGCGCCGCCGCTGCCGACGTGATCGTCGAGGTCGCCGTGTCGCGGCACGTCTACCGAGGCGACGCGCTCGCCGCGTTCCGCGTCGACCTGCGGTTCCGGTGCGGCGGGCTGCAGATCGGCGCCGCTACCGGTGACGCGGCCGTCTTCCCCCCGGCCGCGTACGCACGCGCCCGGTGGGGTGATCGTGGCCCGCGGACCGTGGGAACGCCCTGGTGCCCGGACCCCGTCCGGTCCGGTCTGGTCGGTCATGTCGACGACGCCCACGTGGTCCTCGGGCCGCAGCGTGCCAGGGACGAGTGGGAGGTGCGGGTCGACACCGCGCATCCCGTCCTGTTCGACCATCCGTGTGATCACATTCCCGGGATGCTGCTGTTCGAGGCGATCCGGCAGGCGGCCTGTGCCCGACTCGGACTACCGGACGCGCACCTCGCGTCCCTGGGAGCCACGTTCCACCGTTTCGCCGAACTCGACGAACGGACCACGATCCGGCTGGACGCGGTGGACGACGGCACGTTGTCCGTCACCGGGTCGATACGGCAGGGCGGCGTGGCGGTCGTGCGCGGAACCGCGGCGCTCGCCCCTACCGCGGTGAGCGCATGCGCGGGCAGCTAG
- a CDS encoding hemerythrin domain-containing protein — translation MPDIIELIFDDHEWFRRQFAALDELKSRRRVEITAVEAVWTPLAKRLDLHAAAEEEIFYPQLLRVGDDAEAEAETLDAIGDHNDIRDGVRAAARNPILSEEWWAAVGRTRRANDEHMAEEEREGLADFRTAPEDLRESLGRRFAEYFLVHRSLSEADTSDKDPKEYVREVEEDLDEDDNPGSLRIGSLKGR, via the coding sequence ATGCCTGACATCATCGAGTTGATTTTCGACGACCACGAGTGGTTCCGGCGGCAGTTCGCCGCGCTGGACGAATTGAAGTCTCGGCGCCGGGTGGAGATCACTGCCGTGGAGGCGGTGTGGACGCCGTTGGCGAAACGCCTGGATCTGCACGCTGCGGCGGAAGAGGAAATCTTCTATCCCCAGCTTCTCCGTGTCGGCGACGACGCGGAGGCGGAAGCAGAGACTCTCGACGCGATCGGGGACCACAACGACATCCGCGACGGCGTCCGGGCGGCGGCGCGTAACCCCATCCTCTCCGAGGAGTGGTGGGCGGCGGTCGGCCGGACGCGCCGGGCGAACGACGAGCACATGGCCGAGGAGGAACGCGAGGGCCTGGCCGATTTCCGGACCGCCCCGGAAGATCTTCGCGAGTCGCTCGGGCGGCGGTTCGCCGAATACTTCCTCGTTCACCGTTCCCTGTCGGAGGCGGACACCTCGGACAAGGACCCGAAGGAGTACGTCCGGGAGGTCGAAGAGGACCTCGACGAGGACGACAACCCCGGATCGCTTCGAATCGGCAGCCTGAAGGGCCGGTAA
- a CDS encoding DUF7064 domain-containing protein: MVFSVPEAGILGNAYVLSRPNVGATISSVVVHSGLCTQPYEIDFTDPQMHVPAPDVFSKFTLESGLSLEATNAPRDFRVSYENALGACRFDLQFQGLHEPFDVHDATQNPLVAGADGPVDTGLGDVWANGHYDMIGHVTGTLELRGKEYQVDCFDGMDRSWGPRAELGHSGAAWIHVTLGPDFGLHLGMALGIRNGEVIYDGLRFGYVVEDGEVFGITHATVEASRVDMIAVNNHITAVDVRGKKHEFFGTAVGGAPWYSFSPAYVSCQSLFRYQVGNRVGYAEATDVLGLEFLAERLSSSGRLRAVATSHANGA; encoded by the coding sequence TTGGTCTTTTCTGTTCCGGAGGCCGGAATCCTCGGCAACGCGTACGTGTTGTCTCGGCCGAATGTCGGGGCGACCATCTCGTCGGTCGTCGTGCATTCCGGTCTCTGCACCCAGCCCTACGAGATCGACTTCACGGACCCGCAGATGCATGTACCCGCACCGGATGTGTTCTCCAAGTTCACGCTGGAGAGCGGCCTGAGTCTCGAGGCGACGAACGCTCCCCGCGATTTCCGCGTCTCCTACGAAAACGCCCTGGGGGCCTGTCGTTTCGACCTCCAATTCCAAGGCCTGCACGAACCTTTCGATGTGCACGACGCCACGCAGAACCCGCTCGTGGCCGGCGCAGACGGCCCTGTCGACACCGGGCTCGGTGACGTGTGGGCCAACGGGCACTACGACATGATCGGGCACGTGACCGGCACCCTGGAACTGCGGGGCAAGGAGTACCAGGTCGATTGCTTCGACGGCATGGACCGTAGTTGGGGGCCTCGCGCGGAGCTCGGACACAGTGGCGCCGCCTGGATCCACGTGACGCTCGGCCCCGACTTCGGCCTGCACCTGGGGATGGCCCTGGGCATCCGGAACGGGGAGGTGATTTACGACGGTCTGCGCTTCGGCTACGTCGTCGAGGACGGCGAAGTCTTCGGGATCACCCACGCGACCGTCGAGGCCTCCCGAGTCGACATGATCGCAGTCAACAACCACATCACCGCGGTAGACGTCCGTGGCAAGAAGCATGAATTCTTCGGTACGGCCGTCGGTGGTGCACCGTGGTACAGCTTCAGTCCCGCCTACGTCAGTTGCCAGAGTCTGTTCCGTTATCAGGTGGGCAACCGGGTCGGGTACGCCGAGGCGACGGACGTGCTGGGTCTCGAGTTCCTCGCCGAACGACTGTCGAGTTCCGGCCGGCTGCGCGCCGTGGCCACATCGCACGCGAACGGAGCATGA
- a CDS encoding SDR family oxidoreductase, which yields MWCPCRLCSGRPRIPPNKKIFDKIVSQAQLGLTEPEDLADTILFLASPLSRRITGQVISVNGGISVA from the coding sequence GTGTGGTGCCCGTGCCGCTTGTGTTCTGGGCGACCGAGGATCCCGCCGAACAAGAAAATCTTCGACAAGATCGTCTCGCAGGCTCAGCTGGGCCTGACCGAGCCCGAGGATCTGGCCGATACAATTCTGTTCCTCGCATCTCCGCTCTCGCGCAGAATCACAGGACAGGTAATCAGTGTGAACGGTGGTATCTCCGTTGCCTGA
- a CDS encoding AMP-binding protein, whose product MSTRAPLVRRRVRSREDILGVEQQRYQHLLPGSTIHACLAESARRHPDKSAILHLDGPDFMAPSRDVTYRELLNGVEASASVFLERAAGAPSVVAVMVPMVPEGLFATWGAQRVGTAVPLNPFLELASLVNVLNLTSATVLVTTGEILRERGVDAAAVLARVATLRDVLLVDGDTSTFTAALTEHRGRSVEIEDDPHRDAIVMPTGEPRERRSWCACRSAANSSLRGTSER is encoded by the coding sequence ATGAGCACACGTGCGCCCCTCGTGCGCCGTCGTGTCCGGTCACGCGAGGACATCCTCGGCGTGGAACAGCAGCGATACCAGCACCTGCTACCCGGCTCGACGATTCACGCATGTCTTGCCGAATCGGCTCGTCGACACCCGGACAAGAGCGCGATCCTGCATCTCGATGGTCCGGACTTCATGGCGCCGTCCCGCGATGTCACGTATCGAGAGCTGCTGAACGGGGTGGAAGCGTCGGCATCGGTGTTTCTCGAGCGTGCGGCGGGCGCGCCGAGTGTTGTCGCGGTGATGGTCCCGATGGTGCCCGAGGGATTGTTCGCCACCTGGGGTGCTCAGCGGGTGGGTACGGCGGTGCCGCTGAATCCTTTTCTGGAACTTGCTTCGCTCGTCAATGTCCTGAACCTCACCTCGGCGACCGTTCTGGTTACGACCGGAGAGATCCTTCGAGAACGCGGTGTGGACGCGGCTGCGGTTCTGGCGAGGGTTGCGACACTTCGCGATGTCCTTCTCGTCGATGGCGACACCAGCACGTTCACCGCAGCGTTGACCGAACATCGCGGCCGCTCCGTCGAGATCGAGGACGACCCCCATCGGGACGCAATCGTCATGCCCACCGGGGAACCACGGGAGCGCCGAAGTTGGTGCGCATGTCGCAGCGCGGCCAACTCGTCGTTGCGTGGAACGTCGGAGCGCTGA
- a CDS encoding aldehyde dehydrogenase: MTIDYTDLYIRGGWAKPSGASTIPVISPTTEQQIGSVPEGAETDIDDAVDAARAALTEWAAWSAAQRAEVLGRFADELEARAEDTSTRVSSQNGMPITLARQFEGGFPPVLLRYYADMAAKQEDEIRPGMLGGSTLVTRSPIGVVGAIVPWNVPQAITFLKLAPALAAGCTVVLKPSPETVLDAFLMAEAAIAAGLPAGVLNIVPGGRELGAYLVAHPGIDKVSFTGSTGAGRAIARTCGELLRPVTLELGGKSAAVILDDADLAANLESFYAATLLNNGQICWLGTRVLAPRSRYTEIVDTITDLARSLAVGDPLSDTTQMGPLVSARQRHRVESYIDKGRSDGGRVTTGGRRPDNIDHGWFVEPTVFADVETGHTIAQEEIFGPVLSVIPYTDEAEAIAIANHSDYGLGGSIWTADPDRGAAFARNVASGTVGINGYSNDPTAPFGGIKDSGLGRELGPEGLASYQQLKSIYLDVR, from the coding sequence ATGACGATCGACTACACCGATCTCTACATCCGCGGCGGATGGGCCAAGCCCTCCGGCGCCTCCACCATCCCGGTCATTTCCCCCACCACCGAACAGCAGATCGGCTCGGTCCCCGAGGGCGCCGAGACGGACATCGACGACGCCGTCGACGCCGCACGCGCCGCACTCACGGAGTGGGCGGCATGGAGCGCAGCACAGCGCGCCGAGGTGCTCGGCCGCTTCGCCGACGAACTCGAAGCCCGCGCCGAGGACACTTCGACCCGCGTGAGCAGCCAGAACGGCATGCCCATCACCCTCGCCCGGCAGTTCGAGGGCGGCTTCCCACCTGTCTTGCTCCGCTACTACGCCGACATGGCGGCGAAGCAGGAAGACGAGATCCGGCCCGGCATGCTCGGCGGATCCACCCTCGTCACCCGCTCCCCGATCGGCGTCGTCGGGGCCATCGTCCCGTGGAACGTGCCGCAGGCCATCACGTTCCTCAAACTCGCCCCCGCCCTCGCCGCCGGGTGCACCGTGGTCCTCAAGCCCTCCCCCGAGACCGTGCTCGACGCGTTCCTCATGGCCGAGGCCGCCATCGCCGCGGGACTGCCCGCCGGGGTGCTGAACATCGTCCCCGGCGGCCGCGAACTCGGCGCCTACCTCGTCGCCCACCCCGGCATCGACAAGGTGTCCTTCACCGGCTCCACCGGGGCCGGCCGCGCCATCGCCCGCACCTGCGGCGAACTGCTCCGGCCCGTCACCCTCGAACTCGGCGGCAAATCCGCCGCCGTCATCCTCGACGACGCCGACCTCGCCGCGAACCTCGAATCCTTCTACGCCGCGACCCTCCTCAACAACGGCCAGATCTGCTGGCTCGGCACCCGCGTCCTCGCACCCCGCTCGCGGTACACCGAGATCGTCGACACGATCACCGACCTCGCCAGGAGCCTGGCGGTCGGCGACCCGCTGTCCGACACCACCCAGATGGGGCCCCTCGTCTCCGCCCGGCAACGGCACCGCGTCGAAAGCTACATCGACAAGGGCCGCTCCGACGGCGGCCGCGTCACCACCGGCGGCCGCCGACCCGACAACATCGACCACGGCTGGTTCGTCGAACCCACCGTCTTCGCCGACGTCGAAACCGGCCACACCATCGCCCAGGAGGAGATCTTCGGCCCTGTCCTCTCGGTCATCCCCTACACCGACGAGGCCGAAGCCATCGCGATCGCCAACCACTCCGACTACGGACTCGGTGGCTCCATCTGGACCGCCGACCCCGACCGTGGCGCCGCGTTCGCGCGCAACGTCGCCAGCGGAACCGTCGGCATCAACGGCTACTCCAACGACCCCACCGCGCCCTTCGGCGGCATCAAGGACAGCGGCCTCGGCCGCGAACTCGGACCCGAGGGACTCGCGAGCTACCAGCAGCTCAAGAGCATCTACCTCGACGTGAGATGA
- a CDS encoding NAD(P)-dependent alcohol dehydrogenase, which translates to MEALAAVAREPHAEFTLEPITIDGPRTGEVLVEIEAVGICHTDLAARDGALPTALPAVLGHEGCGIVREIGDGVTKVAPGDRVAITFNSCGTCPSCTTGAPSYCHQFMHLAYDGVRDDGTGPITAADGESLTGLFFGQSSFATYSLAFERNVVKVPTDIPAELLAPLGCGIQTGAGAVMRSLNCRPGSAILVAGAGSVGLAAVMGAVVQGCTTIIAVEPHQSRRDLALELGATHALDPAAGPVAEQVRAIIPAGVDYAIDTSGIPAVIESLVGSMTFHGKVGLIGVPADPESSVPLNIINSLAMGLTITGIIEGDSVPDEFIPELVELYKAGRFPLDKLVTTFPFAKINDAIDAQHRGEVLKPVLVQD; encoded by the coding sequence ATGGAAGCACTCGCAGCAGTCGCGAGAGAACCGCACGCCGAGTTCACGCTCGAGCCGATCACCATCGACGGACCGAGGACCGGCGAGGTACTCGTCGAGATCGAGGCCGTCGGCATCTGCCACACCGACCTCGCCGCGCGCGACGGCGCCCTCCCCACCGCACTGCCCGCCGTCCTCGGCCACGAAGGCTGCGGCATCGTCCGCGAAATCGGCGACGGCGTCACCAAGGTCGCCCCCGGCGACCGCGTCGCCATCACCTTCAACAGCTGCGGCACCTGTCCCTCGTGCACCACCGGGGCACCGTCCTACTGCCACCAGTTCATGCACCTCGCCTACGACGGCGTCCGCGACGACGGCACCGGCCCGATCACCGCCGCCGACGGCGAATCCCTGACCGGCCTGTTCTTCGGGCAGTCCTCTTTCGCCACCTACAGCCTCGCGTTCGAACGCAACGTCGTGAAAGTGCCCACCGACATCCCCGCCGAACTCCTCGCACCGCTGGGCTGCGGCATCCAGACCGGCGCCGGCGCCGTGATGCGCTCCCTGAACTGCCGGCCCGGATCCGCGATCCTCGTCGCCGGCGCCGGATCGGTCGGCCTGGCCGCCGTCATGGGTGCCGTCGTCCAGGGCTGCACCACCATCATCGCCGTCGAACCCCACCAGTCTCGTCGTGACCTCGCCCTCGAACTCGGCGCCACCCACGCCCTCGACCCCGCCGCCGGCCCGGTCGCCGAGCAGGTCCGCGCCATCATCCCCGCCGGCGTGGACTACGCGATCGACACCTCCGGCATCCCTGCCGTGATCGAATCGCTCGTCGGCTCCATGACCTTCCACGGCAAGGTCGGCCTGATCGGTGTACCGGCCGACCCCGAATCGTCCGTGCCGCTGAACATCATCAACTCCCTCGCCATGGGTCTGACGATCACCGGAATCATCGAGGGCGACAGCGTCCCCGACGAGTTCATCCCCGAACTCGTCGAGCTGTACAAGGCCGGCCGGTTCCCGCTCGACAAACTCGTCACCACGTTCCCGTTCGCGAAGATCAACGACGCGATCGACGCCCAGCACCGCGGCGAGGTCCTCAAGCCCGTGCTCGTGCAGGACTGA
- a CDS encoding NAD(P)/FAD-dependent oxidoreductase encodes MVTSQATPTVVIVGAGHAGGTLAGMLRQQKFDGRIVLCGDETHPPYHRPPLSKKYADDEFVQWLKPESFYADNAIDTLLGDPVVRIDRDARTATTASGDILEYTTLVLATGAAPRTLTLPGSDLEGVLSLRTLADATQLREAVHTGSTLAIIGGGYVGLEVAASARARGCEVTVIEREDRVLARVASPELSAALTDFHRNRGTRILTGAEVRGITEKSGRVAGVELGDGTEIPCDLVLVGVGAIPNDTLARESGIECLAGIVVDGSARTSDPHVLAIGDVTYRLHDTLGKMVRLESIPSAVEQAKQAASVITGTPLSPHEVPWFWSDQFDLKMKMAGMVGPDTRAVLRGNPSDSSFALFHLDSDGVPVAVETVNAASEFMAGKKFIGNRSKVDPTALADPAISLREAVL; translated from the coding sequence ATGGTCACGTCACAAGCCACACCCACCGTGGTGATCGTCGGCGCCGGGCATGCCGGCGGCACTCTCGCCGGCATGCTGCGGCAGCAGAAATTCGACGGTCGGATCGTCCTGTGCGGGGACGAAACCCATCCGCCCTATCACCGCCCGCCGCTGTCGAAGAAGTACGCCGACGACGAGTTCGTCCAGTGGCTCAAGCCGGAATCGTTCTACGCCGACAACGCGATCGACACGCTGCTCGGCGATCCGGTCGTCCGGATCGACCGGGACGCGCGAACCGCGACGACGGCGTCCGGTGACATTCTCGAGTACACGACGCTCGTTCTCGCGACGGGCGCCGCGCCGCGGACACTGACGTTGCCGGGGAGCGATCTCGAGGGTGTGCTCAGCCTGCGTACCCTCGCCGACGCCACGCAATTGCGCGAGGCCGTGCACACCGGATCGACTCTCGCCATCATCGGTGGTGGGTACGTCGGACTCGAGGTCGCCGCCTCGGCCCGCGCCCGCGGATGCGAGGTCACGGTGATCGAACGGGAAGACCGGGTGCTGGCGCGGGTCGCGAGTCCCGAACTGTCGGCCGCTCTCACCGACTTCCACCGAAACCGCGGCACTCGCATCCTCACCGGTGCCGAGGTCCGGGGAATCACCGAGAAGAGCGGTCGCGTCGCGGGTGTCGAACTCGGCGACGGAACCGAAATCCCCTGTGATCTCGTACTGGTCGGCGTCGGCGCGATCCCGAACGACACACTGGCACGGGAATCGGGCATCGAGTGCCTCGCCGGGATCGTCGTGGACGGTTCGGCACGCACCAGCGATCCACACGTTCTCGCGATCGGCGACGTGACCTACCGCCTGCACGACACGCTCGGGAAGATGGTGCGACTCGAAAGCATCCCCAGCGCAGTCGAACAGGCGAAGCAGGCGGCGTCGGTCATCACGGGGACGCCGCTGTCGCCGCACGAGGTGCCGTGGTTCTGGTCCGATCAGTTCGACCTGAAGATGAAGATGGCAGGTATGGTCGGCCCCGACACGAGGGCCGTCCTGCGCGGCAACCCGTCCGATTCGTCCTTCGCCCTGTTCCACCTCGACAGCGACGGGGTCCCGGTGGCCGTCGAGACCGTGAATGCCGCAAGCGAATTCATGGCAGGCAAGAAGTTCATCGGCAATCGCAGCAAGGTCGATCCCACCGCTCTCGCCGATCCCGCCATCTCGTTGCGGGAAGCCGTTCTCTGA
- a CDS encoding cytochrome P450: MSTTEQVTELIPDAVARQVVLPEGHRDNDALFEAYRWLRENNPLGRAEVEGYDPIWLVSKHADIMEIERQPDIFTSAGGEDKGSVNPILANQAGDAFTKSINNGSLRILETLTYLDPPEHTAIKDIALDWFRPTNLAQWETVIRDLAKAAVARLLKTDGRIDFVKDFALHYPLHVIMSLFGVPESDEPRMMALTQEFFGTADPDAAREDVEPLTPDAAAKQWVATIQDFYAYFERLLQDRRADPKDDLATIISVARDESGEYYPNEVAYGYFIAIATAGHDTTSSTLAGGILELGRNPELLAKAKADPALAPHIVNESLRWASPVKHFMRQATQDYTLRGREIKKGDRFMLLYQSGNRDADVIPDPDTFDITRRPNKHIAFGYGPHMCIGQHLAKLELRIMFEELLPHIESVELVDDTKMIQTNFVGGLKNMPVQIEFAR; this comes from the coding sequence ATGAGCACTACAGAGCAGGTCACGGAACTGATTCCGGACGCTGTCGCCCGCCAGGTCGTCCTGCCCGAGGGACACCGGGACAACGACGCGCTGTTCGAGGCCTACCGCTGGCTGCGGGAGAACAACCCGCTCGGGCGCGCCGAAGTGGAGGGGTACGACCCCATCTGGCTGGTGAGCAAGCACGCCGACATCATGGAGATCGAGCGCCAGCCCGACATCTTCACCAGTGCGGGCGGCGAGGACAAGGGCTCCGTCAACCCGATCCTGGCGAACCAGGCCGGCGACGCGTTCACCAAGAGCATCAACAACGGCAGCCTTCGCATCCTCGAGACCCTCACCTACCTCGACCCGCCGGAGCACACGGCGATCAAGGACATCGCGCTGGACTGGTTCCGGCCCACCAACCTCGCCCAGTGGGAGACCGTCATCCGCGATCTCGCCAAGGCGGCCGTCGCCCGGCTGCTGAAGACGGACGGGCGGATCGACTTCGTCAAGGATTTCGCCCTCCACTACCCCCTGCACGTCATCATGAGCCTGTTCGGGGTACCGGAGTCGGACGAGCCCCGGATGATGGCCCTCACGCAGGAATTCTTCGGCACCGCCGATCCCGATGCCGCGCGTGAAGACGTCGAGCCGCTCACCCCGGACGCCGCCGCGAAGCAGTGGGTGGCCACGATTCAGGACTTCTACGCCTACTTCGAGCGGCTGCTGCAGGACCGGCGGGCCGACCCGAAGGACGACCTCGCGACGATCATCTCGGTGGCACGCGACGAGAGCGGCGAGTACTACCCGAACGAGGTGGCCTACGGCTACTTCATCGCCATCGCGACCGCGGGTCACGACACCACCTCGAGCACCCTCGCGGGCGGCATTCTCGAACTCGGCCGCAACCCCGAACTCCTCGCGAAGGCGAAGGCGGACCCGGCGCTCGCGCCGCACATCGTCAACGAATCGCTGCGCTGGGCGTCCCCGGTGAAGCACTTCATGCGTCAGGCGACGCAGGACTACACGCTGCGCGGTCGCGAGATCAAGAAGGGCGACCGCTTCATGCTGCTGTACCAGTCGGGTAACCGCGACGCGGACGTCATCCCGGACCCCGACACGTTCGACATCACCCGCAGGCCCAACAAGCACATCGCGTTCGGCTACGGCCCGCACATGTGCATCGGTCAGCACCTGGCGAAGCTGGAACTGCGGATCATGTTCGAGGAACTGCTTCCCCACATCGAGTCGGTCGAGTTGGTCGACGACACCAAGATGATTCAGACCAACTTCGTCGGCGGGCTCAAGAACATGCCCGTCCAGATCGAGTTCGCCCGGTAA
- a CDS encoding 2Fe-2S iron-sulfur cluster-binding protein, whose amino-acid sequence MPTVVYQLPDGSTSSVDVPAGQSVMDGSVRNNLPGIVAECGGSCSCATCHVYLDDDASAAFGEPTLEEQDLLEFLDGVQPCSRLACQLVLTPDVDTVTVTVPSTDA is encoded by the coding sequence ATGCCCACCGTCGTATACCAACTCCCTGACGGCTCGACGTCGTCCGTCGACGTCCCCGCCGGCCAGAGCGTGATGGACGGGTCGGTACGCAACAACCTGCCCGGCATCGTCGCCGAATGCGGCGGTAGCTGCTCGTGCGCCACGTGCCACGTGTACCTGGACGACGATGCGAGTGCGGCGTTCGGCGAGCCGACGTTGGAGGAACAGGACCTCCTCGAGTTCCTCGACGGTGTCCAGCCGTGTTCGCGTCTCGCCTGCCAGCTCGTCCTGACACCAGACGTGGACACCGTCACGGTGACCGTGCCGTCCACGGACGCCTGA
- a CDS encoding helix-turn-helix transcriptional regulator: MADTPHPEPHTDENTTDTDRAIADILAEMRTAAPARSTELGRLLVDLLDRRNAADATRSADIGAVATGIDRAVRALDDAASSAELMQRACERVAELCSVDKVVLSRLDGDRIIPVAALSTAPGTMPSLPSEFGLPDGSPEADALETNTVTVGSHVPAELRELLGANGFTTVPVVVDGTAAALLHVGAVLDGSRRHALGVFAEVLGGHFERVGLESRRERQNALLRESARRWTGDDAPPSHGALDLAPSQADRDAAEQRLLEPLTEREADVVRLILTGASNSAIAAELVITVDTVKSHVKRILRKLGATNRAELIAKYQSPAR, from the coding sequence GTGGCTGACACTCCCCACCCCGAACCGCACACGGACGAGAACACCACGGACACCGATCGCGCCATCGCGGACATCCTCGCCGAAATGCGGACGGCCGCTCCGGCTCGTTCGACCGAACTCGGCAGGCTCCTCGTCGACCTCCTCGACCGCAGAAACGCCGCCGACGCGACCCGGTCCGCCGACATCGGCGCGGTCGCGACGGGCATCGATCGCGCGGTCCGGGCATTGGACGACGCGGCCTCGAGCGCGGAACTCATGCAGCGCGCGTGCGAGCGCGTCGCGGAACTCTGCTCCGTGGACAAGGTTGTCCTCTCACGCCTCGACGGCGACCGCATCATTCCCGTCGCCGCGTTGAGCACCGCCCCGGGCACGATGCCGTCTCTGCCCTCCGAGTTCGGTCTCCCCGACGGCTCGCCCGAGGCGGATGCGCTCGAGACGAACACGGTCACGGTGGGTTCCCACGTTCCGGCCGAGCTGCGAGAGTTGCTGGGCGCGAACGGTTTCACCACCGTCCCCGTCGTCGTCGACGGGACCGCTGCCGCGCTCCTTCACGTCGGCGCAGTGCTGGACGGGTCACGGCGCCACGCCCTGGGAGTGTTCGCCGAAGTGCTCGGCGGGCACTTCGAGCGAGTCGGTCTGGAGTCGCGTCGCGAGCGTCAGAATGCGCTCTTGCGCGAAAGCGCCCGGCGGTGGACCGGCGACGACGCGCCACCTTCCCACGGCGCCCTCGATCTCGCTCCGTCGCAGGCCGACCGCGACGCCGCCGAGCAGCGCCTGCTCGAACCACTGACCGAACGCGAAGCCGACGTCGTCCGATTGATTCTCACCGGGGCGTCGAATTCCGCGATCGCCGCCGAACTGGTCATCACCGTCGACACGGTCAAGTCCCACGTGAAACGCATCCTCCGCAAACTCGGCGCGACCAACCGCGCCGAACTGATCGCGAAGTATCAGTCCCCGGCCCGGTGA